In Kosmotoga arenicorallina S304, the DNA window GCTTTCACCAGAAGCAGCGGGTGTCTTTGCCCATGAAAGCTTTGGCCATAAAAGCGAATCAGATTTCATGATCGGTGACAAGAGTATGGAAGAGGAATGGAAAATCGGGAAAAAAGTCGGTAGTGAAATCCTCTCCATAGTTGATGATGGAAGCATAATGGGGACTGGATATACTCCCTTTGATGACGAGGGCACAAAAGCAAAAGAAACATACCTGATAAAGAAAGGGGTTCTTTCAGGCAGGCTTCACAGCGCTAAAACGGCAGCTGCCCTTGGTGAAGGCTTAACGGGAAACGCAAGAGCATTGAACTTTGAGTTTGAACCCATTGTGCGCATGACTACCACGTTCATAAAAGGCGGAGATAAAACTTTCGAAGAGCTAATTTCAGATATAAAGGAAGGGATCTTCGTAGAAACCTTGAAACATGGCTCCGGGATGTCCACTTTCACGCTGGCGCCATCAATGGCATATATGATAAGGGATGGAAAAATAGCAGAACCTGTAAAAATCTCCGTTGTTACCGGAAATGTCTTTGAAACTCTGAATGAGATTGAAGGGTTGACAAAAGACGTGAAGATATTGGAGTTTGCTCTGGGAGGGTGTGGAAAATTTGAACAATTCCCCCTTCCCGTTGGATTTGGCGGCCCATACGTGCGTGTTAAAAGTCTAAACGTAAGATAGGGGGGAGATTGATGATAAAAGAGAAGTATACCGAAAAAACCTCTCAAATTGCCCTTAATATCGAAAACAGCAAGGTTGAATCGGTGAGAAGAAAGGACATAACCAAAACCGCAATAAGAGTCTATTCGGAAAACAAAATGGGTGTTGCAGGCGGCCTTGGTAAAGTTGATGAAGAGGAGCTTGCGGAAAAGGCCATCAAAGCGCTGGATTTTGACATTCAC includes these proteins:
- a CDS encoding TldD/PmbA family protein; translated protein: MFKFPEGLYTDVRIEDVFQTSIQITMGKLDDVKEKSYKAAFIRLYDGKRWYYSSTSDVDSIQKEIEALASIACKNENIKEDPIFQRFEVHKSEFLKFTGKDSVKECALNEKMELLKNYSPIIASSEYVKLWRANYIDLHVKKSFHSSKGSNIVFDTQRVGMRISYELSDGDRKFADRFDRGSNYFSQLKGLEEEIKSRFGKSIHFLKEAAEIKPGKYTVVLSPEAAGVFAHESFGHKSESDFMIGDKSMEEEWKIGKKVGSEILSIVDDGSIMGTGYTPFDDEGTKAKETYLIKKGVLSGRLHSAKTAAALGEGLTGNARALNFEFEPIVRMTTTFIKGGDKTFEELISDIKEGIFVETLKHGSGMSTFTLAPSMAYMIRDGKIAEPVKISVVTGNVFETLNEIEGLTKDVKILEFALGGCGKFEQFPLPVGFGGPYVRVKSLNVR